Proteins from a single region of Butyrivibrio fibrisolvens:
- a CDS encoding zinc-ribbon domain-containing protein, translated as MLCEWDYISNYLIADPDEILESYPKTVWWKCKECGRKYELSPKAKLLFEKRHMKSCKYCKGNRRKMHHFF; from the coding sequence ATCCTTTGTGAATGGGACTATATCAGTAACTACCTAATCGCTGATCCTGATGAGATACTTGAAAGCTATCCTAAGACCGTCTGGTGGAAGTGCAAAGAATGCGGTAGGAAATATGAGCTTAGTCCGAAGGCAAAGCTCCTGTTTGAAAAAAGGCACATGAAGTCATGCAAATATTGTAAAGGTAACCGTAGGAAGATGCATCATTTCTTCTGA
- a CDS encoding methyl-accepting chemotaxis protein, translating to MDQKKVNYVSSIFFKIIMIAVMSVCNAALVTSILVAGHLSGPGEVALTFLKGTLLAAAINSAFVSYFGRKMMKPLKDLTENVNVMSTLDLRKAENQDALSARQDEVGLISAGVEELRVNLVEIIRRLDNVSVNMKTSAGEIHTRTDQVATATDENSATAEQLAASMEETSATIEDVLGKITTMNSEMEEIYSKTVDGKNLAMEISSKSNQIAGETKENADETNRIYNRVKEAADLAMEKSRSVDEINNLTQAITAIASQTNLLSLNASIEAARAGEVGKGFAVVAGEIGQLATQSQDSVARITEAVQLVKDSVGDLQKCLKEVLTFVDEKVVSDYQKFLDACEAYEDQANRMNVTMDTVAHSINDFKIASNDMNVAMDSINSVARQSAEDVVAIADKSTETVSALDEARTQIRQNVADADSLEELVKKFTI from the coding sequence ATGGATCAGAAAAAAGTCAATTACGTATCATCAATCTTCTTTAAGATCATTATGATCGCCGTTATGTCTGTCTGTAACGCAGCATTGGTGACCAGTATCCTGGTGGCGGGACATCTTTCCGGACCGGGGGAGGTGGCTCTTACCTTTTTGAAGGGGACACTTCTGGCAGCGGCCATCAATTCTGCCTTTGTTTCCTACTTTGGCCGTAAGATGATGAAGCCGCTGAAGGACCTGACAGAGAATGTCAATGTGATGTCCACCCTGGATCTGCGTAAGGCAGAGAATCAGGATGCACTCAGTGCCAGACAGGATGAAGTGGGCCTGATCAGCGCAGGTGTGGAAGAACTCCGGGTCAACCTGGTGGAGATCATCCGCAGACTGGACAATGTTTCCGTAAATATGAAGACCAGTGCGGGGGAGATCCATACCCGAACAGATCAGGTGGCAACGGCAACCGACGAAAATTCCGCAACTGCAGAGCAACTGGCCGCCAGCATGGAAGAAACCTCTGCTACCATTGAGGATGTGCTGGGCAAGATCACGACCATGAATTCCGAGATGGAAGAGATCTACAGCAAGACAGTAGACGGCAAGAACCTGGCAATGGAGATCAGCTCCAAGTCTAATCAGATCGCCGGAGAAACAAAAGAAAATGCAGATGAGACAAATCGCATCTATAACAGGGTAAAAGAGGCGGCAGATCTTGCCATGGAAAAATCCAGGTCCGTGGATGAGATCAACAACCTGACCCAGGCCATTACAGCCATTGCTTCCCAGACCAATCTGCTGTCTTTAAATGCATCTATTGAAGCCGCCAGAGCAGGAGAAGTGGGAAAAGGCTTTGCAGTAGTGGCGGGAGAGATCGGACAGCTGGCAACCCAGTCCCAGGATTCGGTAGCCAGGATTACCGAGGCAGTACAGCTGGTCAAGGACTCGGTGGGGGATCTGCAGAAGTGCTTAAAGGAAGTTTTAACCTTTGTGGATGAGAAGGTAGTAAGCGACTATCAGAAATTTTTGGACGCCTGTGAAGCCTATGAGGATCAGGCAAACCGCATGAATGTCACCATGGATACGGTTGCCCATTCCATCAATGATTTTAAGATCGCCTCCAATGACATGAATGTGGCCATGGATTCCATCAACAGCGTAGCCCGTCAGTCGGCAGAAGATGTGGTGGCGATCGCAGACAAGAGTACAGAAACGGTATCCGCTCTGGACGAAGCGCGCACCCAGATCCGCCAGAATGTGGCAGATGCAGACTCTCTGGAAGAGCTCGTAAAGAAATTTACGATCTGA
- a CDS encoding ABC transporter permease, with amino-acid sequence MRKLSSINVSFMHMLRFVRQDMMLLAAGLSPFLIGVAMHFGIPAIEKELIRITGLSCVMTPYYSLFDIFYAAITPVMFCFVAAMVMLEEHDEHIDRYLFVTGLGKSGYFASRLVIPGIAAFIVTVALLPFFRLSEIEAIMMIFLSVAGTLQGIIITLLVVALSSNKLEGMALTKMSSLIMLGAIAPYFIPVPYRYCLAFLPSFWTGMAVVEESPAFMLMNIIVSGIWIYVLWRRFEKKIR; translated from the coding sequence ATGAGAAAGTTGAGTTCTATAAATGTTAGTTTTATGCATATGCTCAGGTTTGTCAGGCAGGACATGATGCTTCTTGCGGCGGGTCTTTCGCCATTTTTGATCGGGGTAGCGATGCACTTTGGTATTCCTGCAATTGAGAAGGAACTTATCCGCATAACAGGGCTTTCTTGTGTTATGACGCCCTATTATAGCCTTTTCGATATCTTTTATGCGGCTATTACTCCGGTCATGTTCTGTTTTGTAGCTGCTATGGTAATGCTTGAAGAGCATGATGAGCATATCGACAGGTATCTGTTTGTCACAGGACTTGGGAAAAGCGGTTACTTTGCATCCCGCCTTGTGATTCCTGGAATCGCGGCATTTATTGTAACAGTGGCGCTGCTTCCTTTTTTCAGGCTTTCAGAGATAGAGGCGATCATGATGATATTCCTGTCAGTAGCAGGAACACTGCAAGGTATTATCATCACCCTCCTTGTTGTTGCGCTTTCTTCCAATAAACTGGAAGGCATGGCGCTTACCAAGATGTCTTCGTTGATAATGCTTGGAGCGATTGCACCGTATTTTATCCCAGTGCCTTATAGGTATTGTCTGGCTTTTTTGCCATCCTTTTGGACTGGAATGGCAGTAGTAGAGGAAAGTCCAGCTTTTATGCTGATGAATATTATTGTTTCAGGAATTTGGATTTATGTTTTGTGGAGACGATTTGAGAAAAAGATCAGGTAG
- a CDS encoding ABC transporter permease, translating into MSYTKASTKVSNSGMFNKGSRRLFNLLFWDMRFQLRYGFYLLYTFLTLFYVIVLAALPDSWRRITAAVLIFSDPAAMGLFFMGAIVLLEKSQRVTSFLAVSPLKVFEYVTSKVLTLSFIAIIVAGILSKASGCGSIISVLAGTFLASVMFTLFGVIVATKIKSLNQFILYTVPVEILGFIPAILHLIGITPPQGRIYPANACMELVGGMEVSVAGLVMTVVLICILFVIACRCVRKMWQEQGGAKI; encoded by the coding sequence ATGAGTTATACGAAAGCTTCCACTAAAGTTTCTAATTCAGGGATGTTTAATAAAGGCAGCAGAAGGTTATTTAATCTACTTTTCTGGGATATGAGATTTCAGTTAAGATATGGATTTTACCTTTTGTATACCTTCCTGACTTTGTTCTACGTTATAGTTTTGGCCGCACTTCCAGATTCCTGGAGGCGGATAACGGCAGCAGTGCTGATCTTTTCAGATCCGGCCGCCATGGGACTGTTTTTTATGGGAGCCATTGTACTTTTGGAAAAGAGCCAGAGAGTAACTTCCTTTTTGGCTGTTTCGCCTCTTAAGGTCTTTGAATATGTGACGTCTAAGGTGCTGACTTTAAGCTTTATAGCCATTATTGTTGCGGGGATTCTTTCAAAGGCGTCAGGTTGCGGATCAATTATATCGGTGTTGGCTGGGACATTTTTGGCTTCTGTAATGTTTACGCTTTTTGGAGTGATCGTCGCAACTAAGATAAAGAGCCTTAACCAGTTTATTCTTTATACTGTGCCTGTTGAAATCCTTGGCTTTATACCTGCAATCCTGCATCTTATAGGAATTACTCCGCCTCAGGGAAGGATATACCCTGCAAACGCCTGCATGGAACTTGTAGGCGGCATGGAAGTTTCAGTGGCAGGACTGGTAATGACAGTAGTACTGATCTGCATTCTGTTTGTGATCGCATGCAGGTGTGTACGTAAAATGTGGCAGGAACAGGGAGGAGCCAAGATATGA
- a CDS encoding ABC transporter ATP-binding protein, translating into MIQVKNLSFSYTKKPFIEDMNFSVSEGEIFGFLGPSGAGKSTLQKILLGMLPGYGGSAVVCGTECRASSSDFYQQIGVDFEYSTMYEKLSARENLEFFSSLYRKTSGSKRGTGSGRSIDELLAMVGLENDVDKRVSDFSKGMKSRLNFIKTLVHDPKILFLDEPTSGLDPTNNRLMKDIILEEKRRGKTILLTTHNMQDATELCDRVAFIVGGKIYALDTPHNLIMSKGAAKVSYSWIENGEQTGECVLDEMASDERLQKLIASNRIISIHSSEPTLNDIFMEITGRTLV; encoded by the coding sequence ATGATTCAGGTTAAAAATCTTAGTTTCAGTTACACCAAAAAGCCCTTCATTGAGGATATGAATTTTTCAGTATCTGAAGGTGAAATATTCGGATTTCTTGGCCCTTCGGGAGCGGGGAAGAGTACCCTTCAAAAGATACTTCTTGGAATGTTGCCAGGCTATGGCGGTTCGGCAGTTGTATGCGGAACAGAGTGCAGAGCCAGTAGCTCTGATTTTTACCAGCAGATCGGTGTAGATTTTGAATACTCCACTATGTATGAAAAGCTGTCAGCCAGAGAGAATCTTGAGTTCTTTTCATCACTTTATAGAAAAACGTCTGGAAGTAAGAGGGGAACTGGTTCAGGGCGATCCATTGATGAACTTTTAGCAATGGTAGGACTTGAGAATGATGTGGATAAGAGAGTATCGGACTTTTCAAAAGGTATGAAAAGCCGTTTGAATTTCATCAAAACTCTTGTTCATGATCCCAAGATTCTTTTCCTGGATGAGCCTACCAGCGGCCTTGATCCTACGAATAACCGTCTTATGAAGGATATAATCCTGGAGGAGAAGAGAAGGGGGAAGACAATTCTTCTTACGACTCACAATATGCAGGATGCAACGGAGCTGTGCGACAGGGTGGCGTTCATTGTGGGAGGTAAGATCTACGCGCTTGATACACCACATAATCTGATAATGTCTAAGGGTGCGGCGAAGGTGTCCTATTCATGGATTGAAAATGGTGAACAGACAGGTGAATGTGTCCTTGATGAGATGGCATCGGATGAAAGGCTCCAGAAACTTATCGCTTCAAATCGCATAATTTCTATTCATAGCAGCGAGCCTACACTTAATGACATTTTCATGGAGATAACAGGGAGGACCCTTGTATGA
- a CDS encoding TetR/AcrR family transcriptional regulator has protein sequence MPKSYSDQEREYIQNRLREEAVKCLAQYGVRRTTVDELVKRVGIPKGTFYLFYKSKELLLFEVIQQQHESINDDLAKALSHLAGKELTADALTDLIFGFFKKTEEMPILQLLDTDEVELLVRKLPREVVEAHLQDDTDTIEKMFEMFPMKKKADPKVISAAFHAIYYATLHKADIGEKHYDEALRLMIKGVVQQIL, from the coding sequence ATGCCTAAGAGTTATTCTGATCAGGAAAGAGAATATATCCAGAACCGCCTTAGGGAGGAGGCTGTGAAATGCCTTGCCCAGTATGGCGTTCGTCGTACTACAGTGGATGAGCTTGTAAAGCGTGTGGGTATTCCGAAGGGGACGTTTTATCTTTTTTATAAGTCCAAAGAACTGCTCTTGTTTGAGGTTATTCAACAGCAGCATGAGAGTATCAACGATGACCTTGCGAAGGCGCTTTCCCATCTTGCAGGGAAAGAACTCACTGCGGATGCTCTGACAGATCTTATCTTTGGATTTTTTAAAAAGACAGAGGAGATGCCGATACTTCAGCTGCTTGATACGGATGAGGTTGAGCTGCTTGTGAGAAAGCTTCCAAGAGAAGTGGTGGAAGCGCACCTTCAGGATGACACCGATACCATTGAAAAGATGTTTGAGATGTTCCCGATGAAAAAGAAGGCAGATCCTAAGGTTATAAGTGCTGCTTTCCATGCGATATATTATGCGACGCTTCATAAGGCAGATATTGGGGAGAAGCATTACGATGAAGCCTTGAGGCTTATGATAAAAGGCGTGGTACAGCAGATTCTTTGA